Sequence from the Thermoplasmata archaeon genome:
GAAGACGCCGTCGCGATCGCGAATTCCGTGAAGTACGGCCTCAGCTCGTCCATCTACACGAACGATTTGCTCTGGGCGTTCCGGGCCATGCAGGATCTCGAGGCGGGGATTACCTACGTGAACGCGCCCACGATTGGCGCGGAGGTTCAGCTGCCTTTCGGCGGGACGAAAGAGACGGGGCCCACAGACACCCGGGAGGCGGGCACGACGGCCCTGGAGGAATTCACGTACTGGAAGACGATCTACGTGGACTACTCGGGTCGGCTGCAGAAGGCCCAGATCGACACCGCCAAGCTGGTGGGCGGGTAGGCGGTCAATAGGTTGCCACGACTGCGGTGGAAGCTCAGCCGCCGCCGCTGCCGAGGAGGTCCTTGCTTGGCGCGGTCAGGTGCTTCGGGTCGAGGACCTTCTCCGCCTCCTCGGGCTTCAGGATCCCCTTCTCGATCGCGATCTGCTTGACCGACTTGCCCGTCTTGCCCGCTTCCTTCGCGATCTCCGCGGCCCTCTCGTACCCGATCAGCGGGTTGAGCTTCGTCGAAATGGCCGGGCTCGACTCCGCGTACTTGAGCAGGAGGTCCACGTTCGCGGTGATGCCGTCGATGCACTTGTGCGCGAACACCCTGGCCACGTTGGACAGGAGCTCGATGTTCTGCTGGAGCCGGTGGGACATGACCGGCATCATCGTGCACAGGTCCAGGTTCGAGTGCGTGTTCGCGATGGTCACCGTTGCGTCATTCCCGATCGCGGTGACCGCGACCTGCATGACCGCCTCGGGGATCACGGGGTTCACCTTTCCGGGCATGATCGACGAACCCGGTTGGACCGCGGGGAGGTTGATTTCCCGGAGTCCCGTATGCGGGCCCGACGAGAGCCAGCGTAGGTCGTTCGCGATCTTGAGCATGGAGACCGCGACCGTACGGATCGCGCCGCTCGCCTCCACGAGGGAGTCTTGGGCCATCTGGGCCTCGAAATGGTTCTCCGCGACCCGGAACTTCGCGTTCGTCGCGCCGCCGATCTTCTCGACCACGCGTCCGGGGAAGTCGGGATGGCTGTTGATCCCCGTGCCCACGGCGGTCCCGCCGATCGCGAGCTCCGTGAGGGACGCCCGCGACGCGGTCACGCGGCGGATGCCGTGGTCGATCTGGGACTGGTAGCCGGAGAACTCCTGGCCCAGGCGGATGGGCGTGGCATCCATGAGGTGCGTGCGGCCCGACTTGACAATGGGATCGAACTCCTTCGCTTTGCGCGCCAGGCTCTCCTCGAGTTCCCGGAGGGCGGGCAGCAGGTCCTGGTCGATGGCGATGACCGCGGCTACGTGGATCGCGGTCGGGATCACGTCGTTCGACGACTGGCCCATGTTCACGTGGTCGTTCGGATGGACGGCCCCCTTCTCGCCGAGCGCGGTGCCCAGGATCTCGTTCGCGCGGTTCGCGATGACCTCGTTCGCGTTCATGTTCGTCGACGTGCCGCTCCCGGTCTGGTAGATGTCGAGGGGGAACTGCTCGTCGAGCTTCCCGTCCATGACCTCCTGGGACGCTTGGACGATCGCCTTGCCGATCTTGGAGTCCAGCAGCCCCAGCTCCATGTTCGTCTGGGCGGAAGCCATCTTGATGAGGCCCAGGGAGTAGATGAACCGCCGGCCGAAGCGGATCCCGCTGATCGGGAAGTTCTCAATCGCGCGTTGCGTCTGGACGCCCCAGTACGCGGTCTTAGGGACCTTGAGTTCCCCGAGGAAGTCCTTCTCGACTCGATACTCCGTCATGACGAGCCCCGGATTTCCGACAGGGAACAGGGCGTATTAACCTTGCCCACTCGCGATGGGAAATATGTATTCCACGGGCCGAGGGTTCATCTCGGCGACGGCCGCAACGGGGCGCGAGGCGGAGCGCGTTGCGCGTGATTTCCACGGATCAGGTTCGCCGGACGGTGCGGGACCTGTACAAGCAGGCATGCGTCGTCATCAACCCCGAGCTCAAGGCCGCCTTCGTGCGGGCGGCGAAGGAGGAGCCCTCGCCGCAGGGGCGCGAAATCCTCGCGATGCTCGTGGACAACTCCGAACTCGCCCAGCGCGAGAACCTCCCCATGTGTCAGGACACGGGCATCGCCGTGGTGTTCCTGGAG
This genomic interval carries:
- a CDS encoding class II fumarate hydratase, producing the protein MTEYRVEKDFLGELKVPKTAYWGVQTQRAIENFPISGIRFGRRFIYSLGLIKMASAQTNMELGLLDSKIGKAIVQASQEVMDGKLDEQFPLDIYQTGSGTSTNMNANEVIANRANEILGTALGEKGAVHPNDHVNMGQSSNDVIPTAIHVAAVIAIDQDLLPALRELEESLARKAKEFDPIVKSGRTHLMDATPIRLGQEFSGYQSQIDHGIRRVTASRASLTELAIGGTAVGTGINSHPDFPGRVVEKIGGATNAKFRVAENHFEAQMAQDSLVEASGAIRTVAVSMLKIANDLRWLSSGPHTGLREINLPAVQPGSSIMPGKVNPVIPEAVMQVAVTAIGNDATVTIANTHSNLDLCTMMPVMSHRLQQNIELLSNVARVFAHKCIDGITANVDLLLKYAESSPAISTKLNPLIGYERAAEIAKEAGKTGKSVKQIAIEKGILKPEEAEKVLDPKHLTAPSKDLLGSGGG
- a CDS encoding aldehyde dehydrogenase family protein, which encodes EDAVAIANSVKYGLSSSIYTNDLLWAFRAMQDLEAGITYVNAPTIGAEVQLPFGGTKETGPTDTREAGTTALEEFTYWKTIYVDYSGRLQKAQIDTAKLVGG